CACCAGCCGCCCCCACACGCACAGCTGGTCGTAGACGACCACCGTGTCGGGGCCGAGATCCCGTACCCCGTCGAGCACCCCGGGCAGCACCTCGACCGCGGCGGCGGCCAACCGGGCCGGAATCAACGCGAGGGTGACCAGCGGGTCGGTGTCGGCCGGGAGGCGCGGATCCGGCGGCGGCGACGGGATCTCCCGGAACTCCGCGCCGGTGCCGACCATCGCGTCCCGGAACTGCGCGGTCAGCCAGTAGGTCACCCGGTGACCCCGGGCCACCAACTCCCGCGCCACCGGCAGCGTCGGGTTGACGTGCCCGTGCATCGGAGCGATCAGGAAAGCCAGGTGCGTCAACGGATCTTCCCCTTGTCAGCGGTGGCCAGTTCGACCAGCGCGGCCAACCGCGCCAGGGTGGGTTCGGCGAGGAACTCGGTCAGGCTGACCGGCACGCCGAACCGGTCGCGGACCTGCCCGACGATCACGGCCGCCGCCAACGAGTCGCCACCCAGGGCGAAGAAGTCGTCGTCCGGTGCCGGGCGGGCCGCCAGCAGCGGACCGACGATCTCGTCCGCCAGCACCGCGCCGACCCCCGCCGGACCGTCGTACGACGGGTCGGGTCGGCGGGCGGCGACCGACGGCGGCGGCGGAGCGGGCAGCCGGGACCGGTCCACCTTGCCGGTCGCGGTCAACGGCATCTCGTCGAGGTGGACCACCTGGTCGGGCAGCATGTAGTAGGGCAGCAGCCGGCCGGCGGCGGCCCGCAGTTCGGTGAGTCCCGGGACCGCTGGGCCGGTGAGGTAGCCGACCAGCGTCGGTGCCCCGGTGTCGTGCGGCCCGAGTTCGACCACCGCGCCCGTCACCCCCGGCACCGCGCACAGCGCCGACTCGACCTCGCCCAACTCCACCCGGAACCCGCGGATCTTCACCTGCCGGTCGAGCCGGCCGAGGAACTCGAGGTGGCCGTCGTCGGTCCAGCGGGCCAGGTCCCCGGTGCGGTACATCCGGCTGCCCGGCGCCCCGAACGGGTCCGGGACGAACCGCTCGGCGGTGAGCGGGTGGCGGCCGAGGTATCCCCACGCCAGCCCCGGGCCGGCGACACACAACTCTCCGGGCTGCCCCGGGGCGACCAGCCGCAGCTCCGGATCCAGTACGTAGGCGCGGTGGTTCGGCATCGGCCGGCCGATCGGGGGCACCCGCCCGTGCGCGGGCCGCCGGCACCGCATGAGCGTGACCGCCACTGTCGTCTCGGTCGGGCCGTACCCGTTCCAGAACTCGCGGTGCGGACGCTGCCAGGCGTCCACCAACGCCCCGGCGGGTGGCTCGCCGCCCACCGACACCAGACGCAAGTCGGGAAGCTGGTCCGGGTCGAGCGACGGCATCAGCGCCGGGGGGAGTTCGGCGACCGTGACCTGCCGGTCGGTCAGCAACCGTTGCAGCCGCTGCGCCGACAGCCGGTCGTCGTCGTCGGCGAGGACCACGGTGGCGCCCGCGGTCAACGGGGCGAACAGGTCGAACACCGACACGTCGAAGCTCAGCGCGGCGTGGGCGAGCACCCGGTCGCCGGGCCGGATCCGGTACGCGGCGTTGACGTGGGTGACGAAGTCGACCACGGCACCGTGCGGTACCACGACCCCCTTGGGCGCCCCCGTGCTTCCCGAGGTGTAGAGGACGTACGCCGCATCGGCCGGCTCGGCGGCGACCGCGCCGATCCCGGACGTGGTGGACAGCGGGCGGCTCGGGTCGAGGGTGAGCAGCGGCGCGGGGCTGGCGGACAACCGGCCGGCCAGCGCGGTGCTGGCCACCCCGGCCGCGATCCGGGCGTCGGTCAGCATGAACCTGACCCGCTCGGCCGGCAGCGCCGGGTCGACGGGCAGGTACGCCGCGCCGCTGGCGAGGATCCCGAGTACCGCCGTCACCATCGACGGGCCGCGCGGCAGGCAGAGCGCCACGATGCCGCCGGGCCGTACGCCGAGGGCGGCCAGCGAGCGGGCGACCTCCCCGGCGGCGTGCCAGAGTTCGGCGTAGCTGGTCGGCTGACCGTGGAAGTCAACGGCGGTCGCGTCGGGACAGCGGCGCGCGTTCGCCGCGATCAGGTCCACGATGGTGCCCGGCGGGGTATCGGCACTGCCGCCGTCACCCCAGCGCAGCACCGCGGTGATCTGGTCCGGCCGTACCGGCCCGAGGTCTGGTGCCGCGTCGTGTTTACTTCCGCTGTGCGGGCCGGTGAGCAGCGCAGCGCGGTCCCACCGGCCGTCCGAGCGCCGGGGTAGTCGCTCGACAGCGGTCACCACCGCCGGCGCCAGCGTGGGTGGCAGAACCTGTCGCAGCAGCCGCGACACCGCCGCCGGGTCGGGGCCGGGTCGTTCGACGGGTTCGAACCAGCCGCGCGGCTGGCCGGTGTCATCGGTGAGCACCAGTGCGGCGGCGATCCCGGGCAGGTCGCCCAACGCCTGGCCGGCCAGGGTCGCCTCGGCCCCGTCCCGGTCGTTGCCCAGCAGCTCCAGCGTGCCGTCGGCCCGGACCCGGACCCGGTCGCCGGTGCGTGATCCACCGTCGAGCCAGAGGTACCCGGGTGCCCCGTCGGGCACTGGCTGTCCGGTCGCGTCCCGCAGGCGGACGCGAACTCCCGGGAGCGGTCGTCCGATCGGCACTCCCCGGGCACCGGTCGAGGCCCGGCCAGCGTAGGACGCGTCCGGTGCCGGAGTTGCCGGGGCGGCGTGTTCCTCGTCCAGCCGCGTGGCGGACACGATGCCCGCCTCGGGCGTCGGGGCGTAGACCAGGTGCGCGTGTCTGGCCCGTTCGGCCAGCGCGGTACGCAGGTGGGCTGACGGCGGTTCGCCCACCACGACTGCGCCCCCGCCACGCCAGCCGTCCGCGATCAGGTCCAGCCAGTGGCCCGGCGTGCCGATCGTCGTCGCCGGTCCGGTGGGCTCGACCGGACCGAGGAGGACACAGCCACCGACGGTGAGCGGGGCGAGCAGCGACCACGCCGGCGCCCAGGGCAGGGGCAACCGGCAGGCGACCTCCGCGCCGGGCGCCAGCACCAGTTCGTCCGCGACGGCGGCGGCCGCCGTCGAGATCACCGGCCGGCCGACCGGCACGCGTACGTCGTCCCGGTCACCGACGGGGGCCCACCATCCGGTCATCCCCGGCGTGGCGGTGTCGACCCCGCGTTCCTGACCAGGCGGGGGTGCTTCGGTACCGGGTTCCTGACCAGGCGGGGGCGCTTCGGTGCCGCGCTGTGGGCCGGAGCCGGACGGCGTGACGACGCCGTTCGCCACCAGCAGTCGGGCACCGCTGGCCCGCAGTCGTGTCTCGTCCCAGGTCGCCGGGTCGGCTATCCAGCAGGCGCCGTGCACGT
The nucleotide sequence above comes from Micromonospora pallida. Encoded proteins:
- a CDS encoding non-ribosomal peptide synthetase — its product is MTGGPAIEDIYPLTPLQQTMLFHALAAPHAGQHLQQHVYQVTGPVTATMLRTAFEASLRRHTALRTGFVWQDVSRPVQVVWADVPLPWQAEDLRGADTATVEARLDRILAAHRAAGFDLTVPPLLRVAALRTGEDRLLVAVTDHHLILDGWSEALLSGELAERLRAAVSGRPARLPEAPPFGQYVRWLAGRPGDESVGYWRSRLRDLRVPTPLGVDRHGRFTPPEAGVDDRRQESTWSDPELSERLLRLRQRGILPATLAHAAWALLLARYGGRDDITFGVTLAGRGASLPAMDTRVGMYANTLPLRLAVRWDMPVGRWLTEVQQGLSELSRHEHSPHPLVQAQSGMRRGDALFESVLAFQGFWGRVTGGAGTGAAAEGDVQVTLLRAVEHTSVPLAVSVTLHGDDVWTRLDYDANRFDDDAMSATLRRYQRLTALLAADLDAPLGAVRLPGTAEDGSGRQVGNAAGTPHRDPPDVLSAVRRAADRWPSAVAVRAPDGVCDYAELVRRYTRLAKDIDTDTGDTEPGTTVAILGHPSVDLVVAVLAVLHVHGACWIADPATWDETRLRASGARLLVANGVVTPSGSGPQRGTEAPPPGQEPGTEAPPPGQERGVDTATPGMTGWWAPVGDRDDVRVPVGRPVISTAAAAVADELVLAPGAEVACRLPLPWAPAWSLLAPLTVGGCVLLGPVEPTGPATTIGTPGHWLDLIADGWRGGGAVVVGEPPSAHLRTALAERARHAHLVYAPTPEAGIVSATRLDEEHAAPATPAPDASYAGRASTGARGVPIGRPLPGVRVRLRDATGQPVPDGAPGYLWLDGGSRTGDRVRVRADGTLELLGNDRDGAEATLAGQALGDLPGIAAALVLTDDTGQPRGWFEPVERPGPDPAAVSRLLRQVLPPTLAPAVVTAVERLPRRSDGRWDRAALLTGPHSGSKHDAAPDLGPVRPDQITAVLRWGDGGSADTPPGTIVDLIAANARRCPDATAVDFHGQPTSYAELWHAAGEVARSLAALGVRPGGIVALCLPRGPSMVTAVLGILASGAAYLPVDPALPAERVRFMLTDARIAAGVASTALAGRLSASPAPLLTLDPSRPLSTTSGIGAVAAEPADAAYVLYTSGSTGAPKGVVVPHGAVVDFVTHVNAAYRIRPGDRVLAHAALSFDVSVFDLFAPLTAGATVVLADDDDRLSAQRLQRLLTDRQVTVAELPPALMPSLDPDQLPDLRLVSVGGEPPAGALVDAWQRPHREFWNGYGPTETTVAVTLMRCRRPAHGRVPPIGRPMPNHRAYVLDPELRLVAPGQPGELCVAGPGLAWGYLGRHPLTAERFVPDPFGAPGSRMYRTGDLARWTDDGHLEFLGRLDRQVKIRGFRVELGEVESALCAVPGVTGAVVELGPHDTGAPTLVGYLTGPAVPGLTELRAAAGRLLPYYMLPDQVVHLDEMPLTATGKVDRSRLPAPPPPSVAARRPDPSYDGPAGVGAVLADEIVGPLLAARPAPDDDFFALGGDSLAAAVIVGQVRDRFGVPVSLTEFLAEPTLARLAALVELATADKGKIR